The genomic window TCCGCTCACCGAGTTTGCCGACCCCGGTGATGCCTGCGTTGTTGACCAGCACGTCGAGGCGGCCGCTGTCGGCACGCACGAACTCGGCGGCGACCCGGACCGAGTCGTCGTCGGTGACGTCCAGTTGGACGAAGCGGGCGCCGAGCTTGTCGGCGGCGACCCGGCCCCGGTCGGCGTCGCGGGACGCGGCATAGACGGTGTGCCCGGCCTCGATCAGCTGGCGGGCGGTCTCGAAGCCGAGACCCTTGTTGGCTCCGGTGATCAGTGTGGTCGTCATGCGATCCATGGTTCGTCGGCGGGGCGGGCTCAACCAGGGACTGCTGGTACCAGGCTATTCGCTCGGGACGAGGTGATACTGGATGACGTGAGCGGATCACCGGAACTCGGCCGGGCCCTGCGGAGCTGGCGGGATCGCACGACGCACCAGGAAGCGGGTCTCCCGTCGAGCGGGGTGCGCCGGGCGGCCGGGTTGCGGCGTGAGGAACTGGCACAGTTGGCGGGGCTGTCGGTGGACTACGTGGTGCGGTTGGAACAGGGCCGGTCCACGTCACCGTCCGTACAGGTGCTGGCGGCTCTTGCCCGGGCTCTTCGCCTGTCACCCGCCGAACACGAGCATTTGCATGTTCTGGCCGGTCAGGCACCACCCGGGCGGGGCCAGATCACGGCACACATCCCACCGGGCGTGCACCGTCTGCTCGACCAGCTCGACGGTGTCGCGCTCACCGTGTGCGACGCCGCATGGAACGTCATCCTGTGGAACCCGCTCTCCGCGGCCCTGACCGGCGATCTGTCGGCGTTGGGCGGGCGGGAGCGCAACATCGCGTGGCGGTCGTTCACCGCCGTACCGAGCCGGATCCGGCACACTCCCGAGCTGAGTGCCGCGTTCCAGACGGCGATGGTCACCGACCTGCGCGCGGCGGCCGCCCGTTATCCGGCCGACCCGGGCCTGCGGGCCCTGGTGACGGATCTGCGGATGGCCAGCGACGACTTCACCCGGCTCTGGGACAGCGGGGCGGTCGGTGTCCACGAGTCGAACCAGAAGACCGTCCGTCATCCCGAGGTGGGCACGTTCGTGGTCGACTGCGATCTGCTGACCGTGCCCGGCAGCGACGTGCGGATCGTCGCCTACTCGGCCGCGCCCGGCAGCGACGCCGCCGACCGGCTCCGGCTGCTGAACGTGATCGGCGTCCAGGGGCTATCCGGCAAAAGCGCGATGCCGGCGACAAGCGCAATGCCGTCGACAATGAGGCGGGCCGCTGGTGTTGCTCACGACGGCGGCGAAACGCCGGGCGGAGTGCCCAGAGGATCCTGGGCACTCGACGGTGAGACCGTCCCCTTCTGATCCGTCAGCGGAAGCTGAACAGCGGGGGCAGGACCAGGACGACGGTCCAGAACCAGACGGCGTACACCGGCAGGTATGCGGTCTGCCAGCGCTCGATGGCCGCGAAGCCGGTGCGGCGGCGGACGAAGCCCAGCAGCAGCCACGCCGACCAGGTCAGGTTGACCAGGAGAACGATGTTCTGGCCGAGTGCCGTCACGTTGTTCGGGGTGGTGCCGTACTCGGCGATCCGGCCGGTCATCATGTAGAGCACCAGCGCGTCGATGACCAGGGCGCTGACCACGAGGGCGAGCTGCATCACGTCGAACGGTCCGGGCGGCGCCTGCGGGTTCCGGGCCGACAGCGAGTACAGCAGCAGTCCCAGGACCACCGCGAGCAGCAGGTCGAACATCACCAGGGTCTCCCGGTCGATGTCGATGCCCCGGCCGTTCCAGCCGACGGTGACGAGGAAGACCAGCAGCGCGACGGTGAACAGCGGGGTGAACAGGCGGGTGAGCACCGGCGCGATGTTCTCGATGACACCCTGTTTGACCTCGACGAGCCATCCGGCGACGACCGTCGCGGCCACCATCCCGGTGGGCACGACCCATTCGCTGATCACCTCGTCGGCCTCGATGCCGATGGCGTTGAAGATCCCGTACAGGAAGGCGACGAAAACCCCACCACCGAGACCGATGAGTACGAGGTAGACGAACCACTCGCCGGTGAAGCGGATGAAATCCATCCGCCGTCGTGACGAGCGCAGGTCGTCGGACACGTAGGCCAGGCCCACCACCAGCCACAACGCCAGCGGAAGGTGGGTCATCACGATCCCGGCCGACTGGGAGTCCTCGCCGAGCGGGTAAGCGTTCGCCGCGACCGCACCCACCGCGAACAGGGCCGTCAGCACCCCGTACACCCAGGTGGCGGGGCGGCGGCGCCACAGCAGGAACGCCGCCAGCCAGGGCAGCGCGAGCAGGGCGGCGTTGGTGCCGTAGAACTCGTCACTCGCCCCCAACAGGATCGGAAGCTTGATCGTGACGGCGGCACCGGCCGCGCAGACGAGCATCGCGATCAGATCGCGCCGGGACCGGTTCTTCGTCGCCGGGTCGCCGGGTTCGCCGGTGAACATCAGCTGTTTCCACAGCCGTTCGGAGTGCTCGCGGGCGAACTCGCGGGACAGGTCGTCCAGGCCACCCATCCGCTTGACCGCGATGAGGAACGCCTCGTCACGGTCCAGCCCGAGAGTCGCCAGTTCGTCGACGGAGTTCCGGAGGTGGTCCTCCAGCTCGTCGGCGTCGGATTCCACCAGCTCCGGGCGGCGGCGGACGTACTCCCGCCACTGCGCGAACTGGGCCTCCAGTTCGTCCTTGCCGTTGGTGACGGTCACGCGATGCCCTCCCGAGGAATGAGCAGGGGCCAGACCTGTGTCAGCGCTTCGACGACGGTCTGCCACTGACGTTGCTGTTCGGCCAGTTCGGCCCGGCCCTGCTTGGTGATCCGGTAGTACTTGCGGCGGCGCTCCCCGGCCGCCGCGTGCCAGTACGCCTCGACGTGACCGAGACGCTCCAGCCGGTGCAGCAGGGGGTAGAGGAAACCTTCGGTCCAGTCCAGTTCGCCACCGGACAGGTCGCTGATGCGCCGCAGGATGGCGTACCCGTAGCTCTCGCCGTCGGCGAGGATGCCGAGCACGATCGGCGTCGCCGAGGCGGCCACCAGATCCTTGGTCACCCGCACGGGCGCCTCCTTCCATACCTAGAAGTACGAGGCATAGTAGTTCTAGGTATCAAGGGCGGTAAAGAGCCGCCCCACCGATCGGCGGGGCGGCTCTTCGCGGGCGGGGGTCAGAAGTCGTCGGGTGTGCGGATCCGGTCACGGATCCAGACGCCGGCCGGCTTCAGACGGGCCGTGCCCGCGTAGGCCCCGGCGGCACAGGTGCCCTCGGTGAAGACCGCGCCGGAGCGCATGTCGTCGGAGTAGTTCCAGTTCACCCAGCTCACCTTGGACTGCGCCATCAGGTCCAGGTACTGCTGGGCCCGGGCGAAGTCGTTGCCACCGTCACCGGTGGCCTGCTGAGTGCCGAACTCGGTCACGAACATCGGCAGCTTCGCGATCGCGTCCCGGAACGTGGTCAGGTAGTAGTCGTCGTGCGAGGCCGCGTAGAAGTGGAACGTGTACATGATGTTCGCGGCGTTCACCGGATTCGCCAGGATCCTCGACACGCCCTGCCCGTCGCCGGAGGCGCCCAGCGACGACCAGTCCTCGGTCCCGACCAGCACCACACCGTCCGGATCCTGGGCTCGGATCACCGGGATCAACTGATCGGCGTACGACTTGATCGAGGCCCAGTGGACGTCACTCGGCTCGTTCGCGATCTCGTACAGAATGTTGGTCTTGTCCTTGTGCCGTGCCGCGATCTGCTGGAAGAAGGTCTTGGCCCGCGCCAGGTTGAAGTTCGGATCACCGGGCGACAGCATGTGCCAGTCGACGATCGCGTACAGGCCGCGGGCGGTCGCCTTCTCGATGTAGTCGTTGACCTTGGCGGTGAACCCGGCCGGGTCGGTCTCGTAGCCACCCTCCTGGATGTACATCGAGATTCGCAGGACGGCCGCGTTCCACTCGTTCGCCAGCACGTTCAGCGAGGCGTCGTTGACACAGTTGGAGTACCACTGCAGGCCGTGCGTGCTCATGCCGCGCAGTTGGATCGCCTTGCCCTGCGCGTTGCAGAGCTGTCGGCCACACACCTTGAGCTGCCCGTTCCTGGCTACCGGGGTGACACCGGAAGGGGGCGTGGTGGTCGTCGGTGCAGTCGTCGGTGTGGTCGTACCGGTGCAGGACACACCGTTCAGTTTGCACCCGGCCGGGCCTCCGGAGCCGGTGCCGACGAAACCGAACGTGACCGAGGCACCGGGGGCGACGCTCGCGTTCCAGGACCGGCCGGTGAAGGTGTGGTGCTGCCCGGAACTGGTGAGCAGCGCATCCCAGTAGGACGCGAGCCCGGTGCCGGACGGCAGGTCGAACTCGACCCGCCAGGTGAGGGCGGACGTACCGCCGTTGGTGATCGTGTACTCACCCTGCCAGCCCGAGCCCCAGTCGGACACTTCGGCGAAGCTGGCAGTGGTGGCCGCGGCGCTGGCCGGGCTGACGGCGTGCAGGGTGAGCCCGGCGGCGACAACCGCCGCGACCAGGGACAGAACAAGGGAACGGGTGCGGCGCATGAGACTCCTCCGCGCGGGGATCGACGGAGGTCAAATTATTAAGGTCGTTAACAGTTATTGTCCAGTCCGCCGACGCAGCGGACAGCCCACCGCGGCGGGACGGCGCCCCGCCGCGGCGACGATCAGGTCAGAGGCCCCAGCCGTAGCGGAGGCGGTCCTTGCCCGACGTGTTGCGGACGGTCAGGTTCAAGTTGGTGCCGGAGCCGGACAGGGCGAACATCGAGTAGTAGTCGTACCCGGAGGTGCCGGTGGGTTTGCCGCCGATGGCCGGCCAGTACGTGCCGCCCATCTGGTTGTCCCGCATCACCTGGGTGACGGCGCGGATGTGGCGGACGAAGTTGTCGGTGCTGGCCGCGTCGGCGTAGTTGAGGCCGGTCGACATCGGGGCGCCGAACTCGGTCACCACCGCCCGGGACGCGCAGTTGCCGAGGCGGGTCTGTACGTGGGTGCGCCACGCGTCGTACGTCATCGCGGTGTAGAAGAACGCGTAGTGGTGGAACGAGAGGAGCGTGCCGCTGAACCGGCTGTCGTTGCACACGTCGCGCAGGTCCTGGCTGTAACCGGTGCCGCCGATCAGGGTGCGGGCCGGCACCGCCGAGTAGTGGTAGCTCATCCAGGCCGCCGCCACGTTGCGCCACTCGGCCGAGGTGTAGCCGTGCGGCTCGTTCATCGGCTCGAAGTAGACGTTGGTGTTCGCGCCGTACAGGTAGGTCACGTTGGACCACATGGTGTTCCACGCGGCGGTGTTGGTGATCCGGCCGCCGGAGGCCGCGCCGTCCTCCCAGTACGCCAGGATGACCTTGAAGCCACGGGCGGTGGCCGCGTCGATGGCACCCCGGTAGGCGCTCCACCACGCCGTACCGACGGTGTGGGTGTTGATCGGCAGTCGAACGGTGTTGACGCCGATGGTGGCCATGTCGTCGTAGAGCGCGTTGGCCTTGGCCTGCACCGTCGCGTAACTGTCCGACGAGCTGAGGCCGGAGATCACCAGCGGCCCGGTGCTGAAGTTGTCACCGAGCACCGCCCAGTTGACTCCACGGAACGAGTTGGTGGCGGCGGCCGCCGGGGACGAGGTGACGGCGACTCCACCGAGCGCGGTCAGGGCGGCTACCAGGGGGACGAGGAGAAGGCGGCGTAGCGGTGTCATGGGGATGTCCAATCAACGGGGGATGGCGGTGCCGTGCCGGCAGCCCGAGCAGCCGACCGCGCTCAGACCGGTCCAGGTGTTGAGGTCGGAGCTGGTCGCGGTCCACAGGCCGCCGTTGGTGTACTTGTCGACGTAGATGCGCCACCGGCCGTCGTCGAGGCGGACCAGGGACGGGCCCTCGTAACCGGACGCCCACAGGTTGCCCCGGTTGATCCAGCCGCCGGTGAGCCGGTCGGTGCTGGTCCAGTGCTCGATGTACTTGGTGGTCTCGTTCTTGACGAACGAGTGCCAGGTACTGCCGGACTTCACCACGTACGCGTCGATGTGGTTGGTGCCCAGACCCCACATCTGCTGCGGGCCGCTCCACGACGTGAGATCGGTGTTCTGCGCGGTGTAGACGTACGGCCGGAAGCACTCCGAGCACGTCGTCTGCGCCACGTTGGTGATCACGTAGACGGTGCTGCCCTCGATGTAGAACTCGGGCGCCCAGGTGAACTTGGTACTGCTGATCCCGGAGGGGACGGTGGCGATGTTCGTCCAGTTCAGCAGATCGGTGCTGCGGGCTACGGCGAAGTACGTCGAGTTCGTCGTCCACGACTGCCACGTGTAGGCGATGAAGTACGTACTGCCCCGCTTGATGATGCTGGGGTCCCGCAGGACTCCGGTCGGGCCGCGGAAGTTGGTGTCGTACAAGACGCTGTAGTTGAGGCCGCCGTCGGTGGACTGGTAGATCCACAGCTCCTGGTCGGCCGCCCCGTCGCCCTTGAAGGTGGCGTAGATCAGGGGCGTGGCCGCCGAGGCCGGCTGCGGCAGGACCAGCCCGCCGAGAAAGAGTGCGATCAACGCGACAAACACACGAGCACGCATGAGGTGAAATATGTTCACCGCAACGAAACAAGTCCACGAACCGAGCACGCCCGCTCAGACCCGTTCACAACCGAACATCGTCGAAAAAGTCTCAGATCGCGGCCCGGCCGTCGATGGATAGCTGTGTGGCCGACAAACAGCTGATGAAACCGGACGACCGGGACGCCGTACTCGCCGCCTTGGTGGCGAAGTATCCGGACGCCTTCATCTCGGCGATCGGGCCGACCGGGCTGTTCGTGCCGATGCCCCCAGAGGTCGACGAACTCGGGATGCGGCCCGTCGAGGGCGTGTCCTCGATGCTCGGGCTGGTCGTCGCCGAGGATCACCGGCTGGTCGTGGACTCCTGGACCCAGGCCGTCGTCGAAGGGGTGTCGGGCTGCCGGGTGCGCCTGAGCGCGGCACCCGACGACAAGACGCGGATCCATTTCATCGACGCCTCCCACCGGTTCGGCGTCTACCTCGGCATCATCAGCGGATCGACGCTCTCCGCCGAGCAGACGCTGCGCCCCGAGAACGTCCGGCCCCGGCACGTCACGATGGTCAAGAACCAGATCTCGGTGGTCATCGAAGTCGGCGACGAGATCACCGCCCTGCTCGGCTGGACCCCCGCCGAACTCACCGGCGAGCGCACCCTCGGCCTCGTCCACCCCGACGACCAGGAACGGGCCATCGCCAGCTGGGTCGACATGCTGGGCACCCCATCCGGATCAGCCCGCCGGGTACGGCTGCGCCACCTGCACCGCGACGGGCGCACCGTGTGGTTCGAGGTGACCAACCACAACTTCCTCAACGACCCGGACGATCCTCGGGTGGTCGCCGAGATGCTGGACATCTCCGACGAGATGGCGGCGCAGGAGGCGGTCCGGGCCGCCGAACAGCTGATGCGCCGGCTCACCGAGACGATTCCCCTCGCGATTCTGCAGGCCGGCCACGACGGCCGGATCACCTTCCTCAACGAGCGCGCCGCCCAGCAGGTGAAAGCCCAGGTCGGCGGCCCGCTCACGGAGGCGCTGCTGGATCTGGCCGAGCCGATGGACCGCCCGGTGGTCGCCGAGGCACTGTCCGGGGTCTTGACGGGCAAGGACACCGA from Actinoplanes derwentensis includes these protein-coding regions:
- a CDS encoding PadR family transcriptional regulator: MRVTKDLVAASATPIVLGILADGESYGYAILRRISDLSGGELDWTEGFLYPLLHRLERLGHVEAYWHAAAGERRRKYYRITKQGRAELAEQQRQWQTVVEALTQVWPLLIPREGIA
- a CDS encoding cellulase family glycosylhydrolase, coding for MRRTRSLVLSLVAAVVAAGLTLHAVSPASAAATTASFAEVSDWGSGWQGEYTITNGGTSALTWRVEFDLPSGTGLASYWDALLTSSGQHHTFTGRSWNASVAPGASVTFGFVGTGSGGPAGCKLNGVSCTGTTTPTTAPTTTTPPSGVTPVARNGQLKVCGRQLCNAQGKAIQLRGMSTHGLQWYSNCVNDASLNVLANEWNAAVLRISMYIQEGGYETDPAGFTAKVNDYIEKATARGLYAIVDWHMLSPGDPNFNLARAKTFFQQIAARHKDKTNILYEIANEPSDVHWASIKSYADQLIPVIRAQDPDGVVLVGTEDWSSLGASGDGQGVSRILANPVNAANIMYTFHFYAASHDDYYLTTFRDAIAKLPMFVTEFGTQQATGDGGNDFARAQQYLDLMAQSKVSWVNWNYSDDMRSGAVFTEGTCAAGAYAGTARLKPAGVWIRDRIRTPDDF
- a CDS encoding helix-turn-helix transcriptional regulator is translated as MSGSPELGRALRSWRDRTTHQEAGLPSSGVRRAAGLRREELAQLAGLSVDYVVRLEQGRSTSPSVQVLAALARALRLSPAEHEHLHVLAGQAPPGRGQITAHIPPGVHRLLDQLDGVALTVCDAAWNVILWNPLSAALTGDLSALGGRERNIAWRSFTAVPSRIRHTPELSAAFQTAMVTDLRAAAARYPADPGLRALVTDLRMASDDFTRLWDSGAVGVHESNQKTVRHPEVGTFVVDCDLLTVPGSDVRIVAYSAAPGSDAADRLRLLNVIGVQGLSGKSAMPATSAMPSTMRRAAGVAHDGGETPGGVPRGSWALDGETVPF
- a CDS encoding glycoside hydrolase family 43 protein, which codes for MRARVFVALIALFLGGLVLPQPASAATPLIYATFKGDGAADQELWIYQSTDGGLNYSVLYDTNFRGPTGVLRDPSIIKRGSTYFIAYTWQSWTTNSTYFAVARSTDLLNWTNIATVPSGISSTKFTWAPEFYIEGSTVYVITNVAQTTCSECFRPYVYTAQNTDLTSWSGPQQMWGLGTNHIDAYVVKSGSTWHSFVKNETTKYIEHWTSTDRLTGGWINRGNLWASGYEGPSLVRLDDGRWRIYVDKYTNGGLWTATSSDLNTWTGLSAVGCSGCRHGTAIPR
- a CDS encoding sensor domain-containing diguanylate cyclase, yielding MADKQLMKPDDRDAVLAALVAKYPDAFISAIGPTGLFVPMPPEVDELGMRPVEGVSSMLGLVVAEDHRLVVDSWTQAVVEGVSGCRVRLSAAPDDKTRIHFIDASHRFGVYLGIISGSTLSAEQTLRPENVRPRHVTMVKNQISVVIEVGDEITALLGWTPAELTGERTLGLVHPDDQERAIASWVDMLGTPSGSARRVRLRHLHRDGRTVWFEVTNHNFLNDPDDPRVVAEMLDISDEMAAQEAVRAAEQLMRRLTETIPLAILQAGHDGRITFLNERAAQQVKAQVGGPLTEALLDLAEPMDRPVVAEALSGVLTGKDTDFEYGHREPGAGSRRIRANLRALTDDAGTVTGAIVCLADVTEEALLRERLWRQATFDALTGCHNRAATMTALREALDADDPHAGTAVIFLDLNAFKPINDRYGHAAGDLLLSHVAVSLRSAVPPGAIVGRIGGDEFVAVCRDVTGRDHAERIGADLLTALSTARVRIGGNTLIPHASLGVAWSPYGSGDSDDLLAQADAAMYAVKRSRTGDLATQR
- a CDS encoding glycoside hydrolase family 5 protein, yielding MTPLRRLLLVPLVAALTALGGVAVTSSPAAAATNSFRGVNWAVLGDNFSTGPLVISGLSSSDSYATVQAKANALYDDMATIGVNTVRLPINTHTVGTAWWSAYRGAIDAATARGFKVILAYWEDGAASGGRITNTAAWNTMWSNVTYLYGANTNVYFEPMNEPHGYTSAEWRNVAAAWMSYHYSAVPARTLIGGTGYSQDLRDVCNDSRFSGTLLSFHHYAFFYTAMTYDAWRTHVQTRLGNCASRAVVTEFGAPMSTGLNYADAASTDNFVRHIRAVTQVMRDNQMGGTYWPAIGGKPTGTSGYDYYSMFALSGSGTNLNLTVRNTSGKDRLRYGWGL
- a CDS encoding permease prefix domain 1-containing protein — translated: MTVTNGKDELEAQFAQWREYVRRRPELVESDADELEDHLRNSVDELATLGLDRDEAFLIAVKRMGGLDDLSREFAREHSERLWKQLMFTGEPGDPATKNRSRRDLIAMLVCAAGAAVTIKLPILLGASDEFYGTNAALLALPWLAAFLLWRRRPATWVYGVLTALFAVGAVAANAYPLGEDSQSAGIVMTHLPLALWLVVGLAYVSDDLRSSRRRMDFIRFTGEWFVYLVLIGLGGGVFVAFLYGIFNAIGIEADEVISEWVVPTGMVAATVVAGWLVEVKQGVIENIAPVLTRLFTPLFTVALLVFLVTVGWNGRGIDIDRETLVMFDLLLAVVLGLLLYSLSARNPQAPPGPFDVMQLALVVSALVIDALVLYMMTGRIAEYGTTPNNVTALGQNIVLLVNLTWSAWLLLGFVRRRTGFAAIERWQTAYLPVYAVWFWTVVLVLPPLFSFR